TGCTAGCCCTGCGATTAGTAAGGTGCTCCTGTGGTAGGCTATTCCATTCCTCCATCGACGCTGTTGAAAACTGATGGATGGTCGTTTTTGCATGTGAACATGCTGCAAACACTTCTCAACGCAACCCACTCGTACTCTATGAGGCTTAAATCGGGAATGGATACCCGTAGTCAGTGGTAGTGTAatggtcttatgatcactgattgatTGCTCTACTTTAGCTAAATGGAAAAGTTAGGTCCAGTTTGAAACAAGGAAATATAAGCTGTTACTCTCATACATCAGGTCTCTGTTGAGTGCTCTAAGGTAATTTTTACGTAAGGCATTTAGAAAAAGCAATATACATTGTACCGTACACACATCAAAATCACTGTGTATCGACACGTCTGGTTGTAATGCAAGATTTGATGGGTGATTTATTAATGGACATgctgtccgaaactagtcatcaataaataaataagacatcCTACACAACTTGGTTACTCTAGCTGTTACCGTAATCACATAAAAATTACAGACCTGTTTCAACCTCAGCATGCTGCACatacgtccgccgctcgtggtctcgcggtagcgttctcgcttcccgagcacggggtcccgggttcgattcccggcggggtcagggattttcacctgcctcgagatgactgggtgtttgtgttgtcctcatcatttcattatcatgcaggaaagtggcgaaattggactgagcaaagattggataattgtacgggcgctgatgaccacgcagttgagcgccccacaaaccaaacatcatcatcatcatcatgctgcACATACAGATTCtgcatatttatttttcatgtctacatatttattttacgACGTACTCACTTTGCCGACGAACATATTTTATTCaacaagagatcagtttgttgataccgttactgtTGAATGTTTCAGTTTGCTGACGGTGTTACAACctcaccggccggccggagtggcagtgcggttctcggcgctacagtctggaaccgcgcgaccgctacgatcgcaggttcgaatcctgcctcgggcatggatgtgtgtgatgtccttaggttagttaggtttaattagttcgaagttctaagcgactgatgaccgcagaaggtaagttgcatagtgctgagggccatttgaaccatttgaacaacctcaCCACTGCCTGCACCGCTTTATCACTATGAAACTGAAGGTGTCCTTCAAGTTTTGGAATCAGATGTAaccaagtcgagactgtatggaggaactGATGACAGTGAACACTGCTGAATCCGGTAAACTGGAGATAATCATCATGGAAACTCAAGTACGTCTTAAGTCCGACATCCGGCAAAATCTCATGAACATAAAGTAACATTATAACAACAGAAAGGTGGCTTAAAGTCATCGGAGAATCGCAGAAATGAATTAGACAACGTAAGGTTTCTTcttaacttaaacttaactaaatatatatataatcttctGAAAACAAACTTTTGAATGTCGATCTGCGGCCCGGCGGTATTTGTCCCTTTGGTATACAGAGCTAAGttctgttgagcaagcagtgaaataaGTCCGAAATAGAGTTTCTACATTCTGGGCGAAATATGGAACAGTCCGGGAGCCGCTCAGAGTGCCATCGTGGATTCACACCGATGAGACGGTTACCGGCGATGTCAAGTCCCAAGTGATGTCAGGAGTGATCAGCGATCTTAGACTGAGATGATTCCGCCTTCGAGGACCACTGCGCCGAACTAAATAGGCCGCAGTGTAGAGCCAAAAGCTTTCGATTGGCCGGCCATGCAGCTTCGCCCGAGGAAGACAGTTCCGCATGCGCAGGTCTTGTAGGATGCGCTCGCCAATGAATGTCTTGGACGGCCCTGAGCTGCAGCCCTCTGCTGGCTTTGCTGCTGGCTGTTCGTCCCAGTGGCCGCAGTGTGGTCAAAGCCGCGCGgagtcaacaccgactcaaaggaaggcctcggcgcttgttcgtgacgtcacgtcagctaggcacggcgaacgccaggtctgttgcaggcatactcataatggtggtgtcttcctctctgacacaggaaaatgtgaaactattggcggtgttgaccaacacacattgttctgagagatttctgcaatcaattaattgtgcaattcattacatttcttaacaaatagtgtactcctgaacttaaatttccacctgttttaaggattgacatacaaaaacaacttgatGGTCCAGCAACAACATAATTCGTGCTTCTCTATCTTATTTGTAAAcccgaggaagttacgtttgtactgggttgcttttacaagaaactgtgaacatatcggtgctcttctttaggtgtcTTGGTtggctatggggtgaggagcaatgaatgttaatgaaatatcttgcgattgtacacgttgggacagggggtgggggacagaagaaaaggcaaaagagagatacttgttttatcaaataaaatttttttatcttataaagtttctcctttcagttgcaagggggaatatttatcttttctgatgtgcatgtttaaaaaagtttaagctcagcagtattttcgatgtctgaagctattttgtttcctgtttaaaatTCCTttagttgaaaacgactgtaatctaatgactggccacagttggacatttacacatgtaaattagttcacatttccagagaCGATgtcaaaggaaaataaataaataaataaaagaaatgatttCATTGTAAGGgtgttggggtaagtttcgataagaaaatggatcaagtaaatatatttTCTTGAATGTAaagtttccgaagcttgcaatgaggcaaagcatcttctcatattgatctacatttgtttcgacaggattcagtaataccgAACTATGATCttaatttgtagctttacgatagtaagaaaacctttcatctaaataaaacggCAGagtccaaaacaataccaaacagtttgtccaaaaataagagatttataatgataagcacgcccaggattttctgcctgcaacagacctggcgttcgccgtgcctagctcacgtgacgtcaccaacaagccccgaggccttcctttgagtcggtgttggcggaGTGCGCCAGCTGACGAGGTCGTCGGCGCGGCGTAGCTGTAGCGTCATGACAGACACAGAGCGTGAGATTGTTGCAGATTGTCGCAGAGCTCGTCATGCTGAAGGAGGGGCTGCTCTAGGTGTTAATGAAATCTTCGAATTCCAAACTCGATTACAGGACGCTGTTTCTGGCTCACTGACATAGTTAAATTACGTACCGCCGTGTTACACATAGTGTGTGAGTCCTCCAGCGACGGAAGGTTGCAACTGTCGTTAGCAAAACTAGAAAGTCGACCGTGGAATATTCATGGCATGTAATATCTCAATCGatattaagaaaaaatggttcaaatggctctgagaactatgtgacttaacatctgaggtcatcagtccccttgaacttagaattgcttgaacctagctaacctaaggacatcacatacatccatgtccgaggcaggattcgaacctgcgagcgtagaggtcgcacggttccagactgtaccgtctAGGAACCGGCGATATTAAGAAAAGAATAAAAtacttggaggcattacttttcagcacgtcccccTACAACGACAGGCATACACACCGATCAGCCGGAACACTATGACCACTACCTCTATGTCCACCTTCGGCAGGGATAACAGCGACGACGCAtcgcggcatggaagcaatgaagcatTGATAAGTCGATGATCGAAGTCGCCTGCGTACACatctcacctaattcccgtaaattcgggGCAGGGGAGCGATGatcttcaatcacatcccagacgtgttcgatcgggtgcagatctggcgagttggtggGCCAGTACATCAACTTTGaagtcgccactgtgttcctcgaacaactctATCACATTCCTCACATTGTGACATggaacattgtcttgctgaaaaatgccactgtcatcggaaaacatgatcgtcatgaagtggtgtgCATCGTCTGCAGTCAGTGTACGATACACTTCGGCCATAACAGTGTCTTGAGTCAGCTCCACTGGACCCGTCGATGCCCACATGAATATTCTCCAGAGCCCTTAGCTTGTCCCGGTCCTGCAGTGCAGGTGACGAAGAGCTGCTCCCTAGGAAGATTTAGAAGGTATCGTGGTTCGTCAAACCAAGCAACACTCGGCCCCtgtaccaacgtccagtgccaatagtCACGTACCcagttcagtcgtagttgccaatgtagTGGTGTTCACGTTGACATATGCATGGCTCTTCGGCTGTGGAGGCCTATCGTTAGGAGTGCTCGGTGTACTTATACTTTTTCCAGAGTTAAAGACTAACGTTGGTTCCACAACAATTCGGCGCCTCTcttgttttaccaatctgcccggCCCACGACGTCCCACATCTCTAATGTCGGGTGGCtacccaaccccatgacgtctggacttggttttaccttggtttcgccacatgttgaagacacccaCAACAGCACCTCTCGAGGCCCGCCCggctggccgtgcggtctaacgcacggctttccaggcgggaaggggcgcctggtccccggcacgaagccgcgcggcggatttgtgtcgaggtccggtgaaccagccagtctgtgtatggtttttaggcggttttccatccgcctcggcgaatgcgggctggttcctcttatttcgcctcagttacactatgtcggcgattgctgcgcaaacaagttctccacgtacgggtacactgtggtgtcaccgtagacaccacacttgctaggtggtagcctttaaatcggccgcggtccattagtacgcgtcggacccgcgtgtcgccactgtcagtgattgcagactgagcgccgccacacggcaggtctagagagacttcctagcactcgcccagttgtacaaccgacgttgctaggaatggttcactgacaaatacgctctcatttgccgagacgatagttagcatagccttcgcctacgtcatttgttacgacctagcaaggcgccattaccagtttatattgagattgtaattatgtatcatcaagagcgatgttctccaattatggattaaagttaagtattcaagccactacgttctttatttattagactcaactcctttaattgttccagacctcacgccagtctgcgtgagcgtaaacgcgtgcatttcggcctcctctagcaacacggtgttggctcttctgccaacacatcatacaccaccattactctaccacgcaaacataggggttacactcgtctggtgtgagaggttccctggggagtccactgggggccgaaccgcacaataaccctgggttcggtgtggggtggcggaggggtgaagtggactgctgtagtcgtcgtggggttgtggaggggacggagcctctccgtcatttctaggtccccggttaacatacaacatacagcacctctcgaacacccgacaagtcgtacagcttcagaaatgctcatgccgagcctccaggcTGTCACAATCTGCCATCGATCAAACTGAGATAGattgcacgccttccccattctacatacggagAGCACGAtcactaatactacatgcaccgtgcatgtgtctgactagcagtcattcctcgctaggtgacgctgctgtcgcctagaCGAGTTTATATAGATAGTgcgtcagtggtcataatgttatggctgttCAGTGTATTATGTAGGCTGGACAACGTCCTGAAGCTGCGTTTCACCTGAAGAAAAAACGCCATCATCAGTTTTTCTTAGCGAGTTGCACAAAATGCATCAAGAACAGTGGATCGCTGTTACAGAGCTTCCACAGTTCGGACGGAGGGAATGATTGGGCAAGTACTGAGAGGAAGAAATGAAGACTGTGGTTTAACCTCCAGTCAGCGAGAATGCCATTAGAGATGGAGAATAAGCTCGGGTTTTAGAAACAAGAGAAGGAAAGCCCTTTTCAAAAGAATATTCTCGGTATTTTCGGTAAAGTgcttagggaaaccatggaatatCTGATTGTGGTTGGTAGCACGGAGGATGCAATcaccgtcctcccaaatgtgagtccagtgacgTATCACAGGGCCACTTCACTGGGCGGTTGCGGAGAACAtcgtgaaacaaaaagaaaagaggaaaaactgAAGCTTCTGAAAGCAGTGAACAAAATATAACGTGGTTAGTTCTCGACTGGTCGTTACGTTATCTATATCATTTATAACATGCAGGCTATCAGAGAACAAGACCAGCATGCGAGGTTGCTGTTCTGCCGATGTCCTCTAAGGCAGAGCGCTGAAGGTCCGCAGTTCCAAACGCAGATGCAACTATTCTCTGTGATTGTCCAAGCAATGCATCAGGTTCCCTTTAGTATCATTGCATGGACATACTAAGGGAGTAATTATCATGTGGTGCCCAATAATCTCGTCATATTCTGGGATAAATTGACTGGGACAAAAAGACAAGCGCTGTTAGCTATGCACGATGAACCGCCTTTCCACTTTTCATCTCTTGTACGACAGTAATATGAACTTTTAAGGAACTTATAGTGATACAAGAAGTCCAGCAGCCTGAACTCCACGCTCACTTGAATGTGATTCCTCAAATTACTGGCAGTGGGGACATTTAGGGGCATTAGGATTTTGCACATCAGTCGAAATGGGCACACGTTACAGGAGCCTGTGGTCCATGAATGTGACCAAGTCGAAGGGTAGTCATATGCATTCACAAGAGTATGCATAATGATGACGTATGTGTAAGAGTGAGTGATAACCGCAATGTGTATCGATGAGACACGATCCTGCCAGTTTTGAGTTCTGACCTACCTATTTCGTGTGGTTGtgttgaaatgctaatcatctgcATGTTCTAGCATGTAGTACACTTTATGACTTGTTGACATCTGATGCTTGCCTCCTTCATGGTATTGCAGTTTAATGGTGAATAGTGTGGAGTGGTAGTGTGTtaaatttcactacacttatacttGACAATTTTTTGGTAATTTTTAATTACTGGTGTCTCACAGTTTAGCTGTATTTAGTGTAATTCGTGTGTCATGGTGTAAAATGGAACTCAGTTCCAAAAATTGGGCAAAATTTCGGTTTCAAACCAATACGGAAAACTGACACCAATGAACAAAAAGATGTATGGTACAAACTGCTTTGTCTACACATTATTAACTGCGTCTAAAAGGAGGTTGAAATTGTGAACTACCACAAGTACCTCAAGAAAACAATTATCTGACCACAAAGCATTCCTTTGTCCCTCCTGAAAACTGTACGATATATGTTATGaatatgttttttccattgtttttatatcAGTTTCTATTCAGAGCTCCAATACAGAACATCTTCACGGTTTCACTAAAGTTTCAGTTGACAACTCCAATATAAATATAACTAACGAGttatagctgcttgtttctttaagATAATCTACTTCATGTGTGCTTCTCTCCGAAATAGAATGATATTGCGAGATATTTATCATATACACAGTACCTGTGTCCCAGGTCCATTAGGAGCGCCTGAGTGAAATTTCACCATTAAACCGATTTCAGCTGTGTTTTGATGCAGAGAAACACTATTTTGAATAAATCCAATGATGTTGTGAACATACATGGCTCTTACTTTTCATAGCCACCGTActaacggaactgggacacaccGTGTAATCATTAATGGTTTTCACGTTGTAAGAggagtatatttctattgtctattgtcaaaccacaatttatgaaagatgtttatattttattaataggattaagtaggaataattaatatttgtaatgttggaaataattgtggtagcagggaatatctgcaccaaagtattgttggcaagagagactgcacattgatataatttttaaaagggcgggagagatcgcgtatggatacattttagaTAAGAGTGGGAatgaccgcgcattgatacattttgtaatggcagcagggactgtctgcaccagaaagcattgttggcaggagagaccgcacttgagCGTTCgtgggaagtcagtagtaagcgagatgcgaagcgagtcggtagcaggtgtgAAGCGagaggcgctacggtcgcaggttcgaatcctgcctcgggtgtggatgtgtgtgatgtccttaggttagttaggtttaattagtcctaagttctaggggactgatgaccttcgatgttaactcccgtagtgctcagagccagtttttgaagCGAGAGAATGAGAGAAGCACTGttgctgccagccaccagctatgatttacaagagattataaacggatgtacagagacatcagcttactattatcataagaggaactagtattattgaattattttctttgcgaaactcaagactactgaagatatgtttgcgcaatgctagatGTAAAaaataagtcccatttgaacatttgtaaaatcatttcatgacCAGCAGTAaacatttgaagaaacgttttcagattaTAATTAATTTATGCCAGCAATGTTGCAtcactgattataatccatcccaaaaggCATCAACGtagaactttgcaaaaattttaatgctgtcaaggaaaagtgtaactatgatttacgtacttcagtcaaattaattaaaaaataaagtcagttttgctattaaagaataacgtcagctttggtgatAAATACAGCCACTTGTTATGACaggccaccagcagctaatagggtatagtaaaccagagtaagtatatccatgtcacagttcgatgtagcagtcagatggcgatccagtaaaagtaaaaaaaaattaaggcacagttttgggttattgcagataacgactgagggccacgacggcgacacattctatgtttcgtcgaaataatcagaaaatcacttttaagaagcagcaattaaatttgtatgcgaagattgagaaagagaataaatttcaaagggcaggaaatcctaaggaaagttttcataggttattgtagaagggaaagttgcgtaaaatatatatatatatatatatatatatatatatatatatatatatatatatatatatatatatatatatatatatatatatatagagagagagagagagagagagaggagacggaAAGGTTTCAATGTTGGTGGCACTCTCTTTCTCTGTAGAATCCATAGGTGATGTAAGATCATGCTACTAAGATGTAGTTAGGTACCCTGGTGTTTTAagacagaaaatgaagaagaaactcAATATGTTAAACCACAAAAAGGAGTTTTAATGAGGCAACAAAGATACACAGCACAAGGAGGTTAGAGCGGAAGGCGCTTCAACCATGCACCAGCCTTCCGTGTACACCGCCAAGGTAGCCATATCCGTAGCCGACGGCAGCGGGGGCGGCGACAACTGCAGGGGCAGCGACCACAGCGGGGgcggcgacggcgggggcggcCAGCAGTCCGGCCCCCAGGCCGAGGTATCCCCGCTTCTCGCGCTGCAGCTCCTGCTGGCAGGACGCCACCGCCACACACGCCACCAGCACGACCACCTGCAAAAGGCGACACGACACGGCTGTCACTCACTGACACCGCCAACAACATACTCAATCTTTGCGGTCTCAGCAGTTCCACGAAAAGATATAAATTTCCCAGGTAGCATCACGCACTATTCGAATGGGTTAGAGAGGGTTCCATCTGTTAATGTGTGATGCTAAGGAGCACTCACGAGTGCCAGAGGCCACATGACTGTTTGGACAGCGACTCCAAGATCATGAAGGA
This genomic interval from Schistocerca serialis cubense isolate TAMUIC-IGC-003099 chromosome 8, iqSchSeri2.2, whole genome shotgun sequence contains the following:
- the LOC126416408 gene encoding cuticle protein 63-like, with the protein product MKFLVVVLVACVAVASCQQELQREKRGYLGLGAGLLAAPAVAAPAVVAAPAVVAAPAAVGYGYGYLGGVHGRLVHG